Proteins encoded together in one Nitrospirota bacterium window:
- the hemW gene encoding radical SAM family heme chaperone HemW, with amino-acid sequence MTPPPLGVYLHIPFCRQRCDFCAFYLEIHRGDRAEAFVRSLVQEIRLSAQEHVAAGRTVQSVYLGGGTPTALATSQLLAILSEIRAHFALVSNCEITVEAHPSTISEQDHIQLLEAGVTRISFGAESMEDSELNLIGRPGTVHETIRAVGRAKAAGFTNVNLDVMYGLPNQSLEDWRQTLAHCLSLEPTHLSCYALTVEEDTKLATDIRRGRSPAPDEGLQIDMDKAAEQILDDAGYERYEVSNYAKPGYACRHNLLYWTNGEYLGLGPSAQSYLGGTRFGNVADLAAYNASLTGSRLPIEDRTRLSEEEQLRDAVIFGLRLIQGIPTCHLHQHAANYGLSSVTAQLLAARLIEKDGERSRLSPQGRLFADTIAEQLY; translated from the coding sequence ATGACACCCCCGCCCCTCGGTGTGTATCTCCATATCCCCTTCTGCCGACAGCGATGTGACTTCTGTGCCTTCTACCTTGAAATCCATCGAGGGGACCGCGCGGAGGCTTTTGTCCGATCCCTCGTTCAAGAAATTCGGCTGTCGGCACAAGAACATGTGGCCGCTGGCCGTACCGTGCAGTCGGTCTATCTTGGGGGTGGCACACCGACGGCGCTCGCCACGAGTCAGCTCCTCGCGATCCTGTCAGAGATTCGCGCGCATTTCGCTCTTGTCTCAAACTGTGAAATCACCGTTGAGGCGCACCCCTCTACGATTTCCGAGCAGGATCACATACAACTACTTGAGGCCGGGGTCACCAGAATCAGTTTCGGCGCAGAATCGATGGAGGATAGCGAACTGAATCTGATCGGACGGCCCGGTACCGTCCACGAGACTATTAGGGCAGTTGGTCGGGCTAAAGCGGCCGGGTTTACCAATGTCAACCTCGATGTGATGTATGGGCTCCCCAACCAAAGCCTGGAAGACTGGCGGCAGACGCTCGCTCACTGTCTCTCCCTTGAACCGACACACCTCTCTTGCTATGCCTTGACAGTCGAAGAAGATACGAAACTGGCTACCGACATCCGGCGAGGGCGGAGTCCGGCCCCAGACGAAGGCCTGCAGATTGACATGGACAAGGCCGCAGAACAGATACTCGACGACGCCGGCTATGAACGGTATGAGGTATCGAACTACGCTAAACCCGGCTATGCCTGCCGACACAACTTGCTCTACTGGACCAACGGCGAATATCTTGGGTTGGGCCCGAGCGCACAGTCCTATCTGGGCGGAACAAGATTCGGAAACGTTGCCGACCTTGCAGCCTACAATGCATCACTCACGGGAAGCCGATTGCCTATTGAAGATCGCACCAGGCTCTCAGAAGAGGAACAACTCCGCGATGCCGTAATTTTTGGCCTGCGACTCATTCAAGGAATTCCCACATGCCACCTACATCAACATGCGGCAAATTATGGACTTTCATC
- a CDS encoding zinc ribbon domain-containing protein codes for MPIFEYVCGECNHRFELLVYGSTSAACPKCKATKLEKQISSFGVGGTDGWVLPGNGGGACGSCGDPRGSGSCSTN; via the coding sequence ATGCCTATCTTCGAATATGTCTGCGGAGAATGCAATCATCGGTTCGAGCTGTTGGTCTATGGCTCAACGAGCGCTGCCTGCCCAAAGTGTAAAGCCACGAAGTTGGAGAAACAGATTTCTTCGTTCGGTGTCGGCGGCACAGATGGCTGGGTATTGCCGGGGAATGGCGGAGGCGCTTGCGGAAGTTGCGGCGACCCGCGCGGCTCCGGTTCCTGCTCCACAAATTGA
- a CDS encoding aquaporin, whose translation MEAAGLGIFMISAAVVTSLLEYPYSPLHQLLPDPVIRRVLIGTAMGLTAIGIIYSPWGKRSGAHLNPAVTVTFFRLGKIHGLDALFYVLAQFVGGLIGLLVAAMAIGMVIEHPTVNYVVTVPGLGGAGMAFAAEASISFWLMLVVLIASNQTKLNAWTGVFAGVLVAVYITVEAPLSGMSMNPARSFASAIPAHLWTDFWVYLTAPLFGMLLAAECYVRICGAHRVLCAKLYHHNITRCIFCCNYMH comes from the coding sequence ATGGAGGCGGCTGGCCTCGGCATCTTTATGATCTCCGCGGCCGTCGTGACCTCGCTGCTCGAATATCCCTATTCGCCGCTCCATCAACTGCTGCCCGATCCGGTCATTCGACGAGTGTTAATCGGAACTGCCATGGGGCTCACGGCAATCGGGATTATCTATTCTCCATGGGGAAAACGATCCGGGGCGCATCTCAATCCTGCCGTTACAGTGACTTTCTTCCGGCTTGGAAAGATTCACGGTCTGGATGCGCTCTTCTACGTGCTCGCGCAATTCGTCGGCGGGTTGATCGGGCTGCTCGTAGCGGCAATGGCTATTGGGATGGTGATTGAACATCCGACCGTCAATTACGTCGTGACAGTACCGGGGCTCGGCGGAGCCGGCATGGCTTTCGCTGCAGAAGCGAGTATCTCATTTTGGCTCATGCTCGTCGTGCTGATCGCATCGAACCAAACAAAGCTGAACGCCTGGACCGGTGTCTTTGCGGGAGTGCTCGTCGCGGTGTACATCACGGTTGAAGCTCCGCTCTCCGGCATGAGCATGAATCCGGCGCGCAGCTTTGCCTCCGCGATACCCGCACATCTCTGGACCGACTTCTGGGTGTACCTCACCGCCCCGCTATTCGGCATGCTGCTCGCAGCTGAATGCTACGTGCGGATCTGCGGCGCCCATCGCGTCCTCTGTGCGAAGCTCTATCACCACAACATCACACGCTGTATCTTCTGTTGTAACTACATGCATTGA